The Couchioplanes caeruleus sequence AGCCGCTGCCGCATGCCCAGGGAGTACGCCTTGACCCGCCGCTTGGCGGCAGCGCGGTTGAGGCCGACGCGTTCCAGGCTCTCGTCGACCCTCCGCGTGTCGACGCCCATGGTCAGCGCGGCCAGCGTCAGCACCTCGCGGCCGGTGCGTCCCGCATGCTGCGCCGAGGCGTCGAGCAGCACGCCGACGCGCCGACCGGGATTGCCCAGCCGCCGGTAGGGGACTCCATCCACGGTTGCCGAGCCGGACGTCGGTGGTGTGAGCCCGCAGATCATCCGCATCGTGGTGCTCTTGCCGGCACCGTTGGGTCCGAGGAAGCCGGTCACCGTGCCGGGCGTGCAGGTGAACGACACGTCATCGACGGCCGGGTGGGGCCCGTACCGTTTGCTCAGGTTCTCGACCGTGATCATGTGACTCAGCGTGCCGTGTCCGGCCGGCCCGTCGCGTCGGCCACTGGTCGGCTCCGGCGAACCTTGGTCTACAACGCGCTTCGACCTTGGTCGGTATCGCGGCCTGTGGCGGCGACTCTACGATGGCCGGCATGGGAGAGCTCGCGCCGGTACGCCCGTACGGGCAGCCGGAATATCGATGGCTGCTCCCGGCCGTGCTGCGCGACGAGGCAGACGCGCCGCCCGGCCCGCGCTCGACACGCGACTGGCTCATCGACATCCTCTGTTTCATGCTGAGTCTCGGCTGGACGCTCCTGGCGACGGCCGACCTGCTCAGCCCGGTCCCGACGGTGCTCCCGCAGTGGAGCTCCAGCCCGGACTGGCTGATCGCGACGGACCTGACCATCGGCATCGCGTTCTCCGTGGCGCTGTGGTGGCGTCGGCGATGGCCGGTGCATCTCGGGATCGGCGTGCTGATCTTCGGGACCATGTCGATCACCATCACCGTCGTCGCCCTGATCAGCCTGTTCTCCGTGGCGGTGCACCGCCGCTTTGCGGTGAACGGCGTGGTGACCGTGGGTGCGATGCTGATGAACGCGGCGTTCTGCGTGATCCGGCCCGAGCACGGCACCCCGATCGTGGAGTCGCTGGCCTGGAGCCTGGCCATCGTGAGCATCGTGCAGCTCTGGGGCATGATCGTGCGGGCGCGACGGGAGCTCGTGGTGTCGCTGCGCGATCGCGTCGAGCGGGCCGAGGCCGAGCAGCAACTGCGCGTCGCCCAGGCCCGTGCACTCGAGCGCACCCGCATCGCCCGGGAGATGCACGACGTCCTCGCCCACCGCATCTCGCTACTCAGCCTGCACGCCGGTGCCCTGGAGATCCGCCCCGACGCGCCGCCCACCGAGGTCGCGAACGCCGCCGGCGTGATCCGCGCCAGCGCCCACCAGGCCCTACAGGACCTGCGCGAGGTCATCGGCGTGCTGCGTGAGCCTGCCGCGGAGGCCCTGCCGGAGCGTCCCCAGCCAACTCTGAGCGAGCTGCCCGCCCTCGCTGACGAGTCCCGCGCGGCCGGGGTGAAGGTGTGCCTGCTGCTGGGCGTCGACCGGCCCGAGGACACGCCATCCGGCATAGGACGCACGGCATACCGGATCGTGCAAGAGGGATTGACGAACGCCCGCAAGCACGCCCCGGGCACGGTGGTCCGCGTGTCCGTCAGCGGCGCGGCAGGCGAGGGACTCACCGTCGACATCCGCAACCCGGCGCCGGTGGGCCGCCCGCCTTCGGTCATCCCGGGCACGGGCACCGGACTGATCGGTCTCACGGAGCGAGCCACCCTGGCAGGCGGCACTCTGACCCACGGCCACGATTCCCAGGGCGACTTCGTACTGGCGGCATGGCTACCGTGGCCGGACTGAGCACCACCGCGCCGAGAACGCGCGGCGCCGTGCCGGGCGTGCCGTGCTGCGATGCCCGAACCAGGTCATACGACGCCGGGGCGGATGCGGTGGCGCCGGATGTGGTTGGTCCGACGCCGGGCGTGGGTGGCGTCGTGTCGGGAGCGGTGGCGTGGCGCCCGGATGTGGGTGGCGGGTGTTAGGAGCGGTGGCGTGGCGCCCGGATGTGGGTGGCGGGTGTTAGGAGCGGTGGCGTGACGCCGAGTGGTGGCGCGGTGGGCGGGAGAGAAGGTGTGGTGCCAGGGATGGGAGATGCGGTGCTCGGGAATGACGTTTTCCGCCCTGGTGGCGGATTGGAGCTTGCCCGTGGGAGTGTTGCCGCGATGCAGACGTCGGACGGAGCAGTGCCCGGCGCTGACAGCCTCCCCGAGTCCGCGCCGATCCGGGTTCTGATCGTCGACGACGACGCTTTAGTTCGTGCCGGGCTCACGATGATCTTGTCCGGGGCCGGTGACGTGCGGGTCGTGGGTGAGGCGGCGGATGGCTCGCAGGTGCCGCAGGCCGTGGCGGAGCACCGGCCGGATGTGGTGCTCATGGACATTC is a genomic window containing:
- a CDS encoding sensor histidine kinase, which translates into the protein MGELAPVRPYGQPEYRWLLPAVLRDEADAPPGPRSTRDWLIDILCFMLSLGWTLLATADLLSPVPTVLPQWSSSPDWLIATDLTIGIAFSVALWWRRRWPVHLGIGVLIFGTMSITITVVALISLFSVAVHRRFAVNGVVTVGAMLMNAAFCVIRPEHGTPIVESLAWSLAIVSIVQLWGMIVRARRELVVSLRDRVERAEAEQQLRVAQARALERTRIAREMHDVLAHRISLLSLHAGALEIRPDAPPTEVANAAGVIRASAHQALQDLREVIGVLREPAAEALPERPQPTLSELPALADESRAAGVKVCLLLGVDRPEDTPSGIGRTAYRIVQEGLTNARKHAPGTVVRVSVSGAAGEGLTVDIRNPAPVGRPPSVIPGTGTGLIGLTERATLAGGTLTHGHDSQGDFVLAAWLPWPD